In Paraglaciecola sp. T6c, the sequence AGACCAATCGCTTTGGCATTCTCGAGCCTAAGCTTAACGCCTGTGACATTGTCCCCATTGCAAAACTTGACGTTATTTTTACTCCGTTAGTTGCCTTCGATGACACCGCCCAACGATTGGGCATGGGAGGGGGGTTTTATGATCGTACGCTGGCCCCAGTGACACGCCATGAAATACCTTTGCAGATATACGGGGTGGCCCACGACTGCCAGAAAGTAAGCAGCGGCTTAAAAACTGAAAAGTGGGATATTCCCATGCACAAGATAATGACGCCATCGCATGTCTATAGCCACGCCTAACCGCGTATTACGCTTAGTTTTTGTCTTTTAAACGGTTAAGGGCCTGCCCTTACCTTTGTGTTCTCAATGCTCATTAGGTTCTGGCTTCTAACACTACCTTGGGTATACTTTACACATCAAATGGCCCAAAGAAGAACATAATGAATCAAGACGATAAGAAGAAAGCAGTCGCCCAAGCAGCGGTACGATATGTAGAGCAAGACTCCATAATAGGCGTTGGTACTGGCTCTACTGTCAATTACTTCATTGAGGCCTTAGCGCCAATCAAGAACGATATAGTCGGTGCGGTTTCCAGCTCAGAAGCATCAACAGAACGTTTAACAGCGTTAGGTATTGAAGTGTTTGATTTGAACTCGGTTGATCAATTATCAGTGTATGTTGATGGCGCGGATGAAATCACTGAACACCGACATATGATTAAAGGCGGGGGTGCGGCTTTAACTCGTGAGAAAATTGTTGCAGCGGTAGCACAGAAGTTCGTCTGTATCATCGACGATACCAAAAACGTGGGCGTATTAGGTGCCTTTCCACTCCCCGTTGAGGTTATCCCTATGGCGCGCTCATACGTCGCTAGGGAGATTGTAAAGCTCGGTGGCGATCCAGTGTATCGCCAAGGTGTGGTGACCGACAATGGTAACGTCATCCTAGACGTACATAATCTGAAAATACTGAATCCTGTAGAGCTAGAGCGACAGTTAAACAACATTGTCGGTGTTGTCACTAACGGCTTGTTTGCAGCCCGAGGGGCCGACGTTGTGCTCACAGGCAGCGAGAGCGGTGTTCAAGTAAACGAGTAATACTTAATTTAGCCAATTCAAGTAGAGCCGCTCTTTAGCGGCTCGCATGCATTTAATAGACACCCAAGTGTACACAAAATCGTCATATAACAATGGCAAACTGACCGGATAACTTAGTCAAACGTAGTATCTCGTTGT encodes:
- the rpiA gene encoding ribose-5-phosphate isomerase RpiA produces the protein MNQDDKKKAVAQAAVRYVEQDSIIGVGTGSTVNYFIEALAPIKNDIVGAVSSSEASTERLTALGIEVFDLNSVDQLSVYVDGADEITEHRHMIKGGGAALTREKIVAAVAQKFVCIIDDTKNVGVLGAFPLPVEVIPMARSYVAREIVKLGGDPVYRQGVVTDNGNVILDVHNLKILNPVELERQLNNIVGVVTNGLFAARGADVVLTGSESGVQVNE
- a CDS encoding 5-formyltetrahydrofolate cyclo-ligase, with amino-acid sequence MPVPDKRNQLRRHFRQARNNLSQAQQTFASEQLLMQCSALTEYQNAHVVACYLAQDGEIALTPLINDAWLKGKTVCLPVLHPFCKGHLVFVRYRQNSKMQTNRFGILEPKLNACDIVPIAKLDVIFTPLVAFDDTAQRLGMGGGFYDRTLAPVTRHEIPLQIYGVAHDCQKVSSGLKTEKWDIPMHKIMTPSHVYSHA